One window from the genome of Cricetulus griseus strain 17A/GY chromosome 2, alternate assembly CriGri-PICRH-1.0, whole genome shotgun sequence encodes:
- the Thrap3 gene encoding thyroid hormone receptor-associated protein 3, which translates to MSKTNKSKSGSRSSRSRSASRSRSRSFSKSRSRSRSVSRSRKRRLSSRSRSRSYSPAHNRERNHPRVYQNRDFRGHNRGYRRPYYFRGRNRGFYPWGQYNRGGYGNYRSNWQNYRQAYSPRRGRSRSRSPKRRSPSPRSRSHSRNSDKSSSDRSRRSSSSRSSSNHSRVESSKRKATKEKKSSSKDSRPSQAAGDNQGDEAKEQTFSGGASQDIKGSESLKPWPDATTYSTGSASRASVSDLSPRERSPALKSPLQSVVVRRRSPRPSPVPKPSPPLSNTSQMGSSMSGGAGYQSGTHQGQFDHGSGSLSPSKKSPVGKSPPATGSAYGSSQKEESAASGGAAYTKRYLEEQKTDNGKDKEQKQTNTDKEKLKEKGSFSDADVKMKSDPFAPKTDTEKPFRGSQSPKRYKLRDDFEKKMADFHKEEMDEQDKDKSKGRKEPEFDDEPKFMSKVIAGASKNQEEEKSGKWESLVHTGKEKQRKAEEMEEEPFTERSRKEERGGAKRSEGGHRGFVPEKNFRVTAYKAVQEKNSSPPPRKTSESRDKLGSKGDFSSGKSSFSITREAQVNVRMDSFDEDLARPSGLLAQERKLCRDLVHSNKKEQEFRSIFQHIQSAQSQRSPSELFAQHIVTIVHHVKEHHFGSSGMTLHERFTKYLKRGNEQEAAKNKKSPEIHRRIDISPSTFRKHGLTHEEMKSPREPGYKAEGKYKDDPVDLRLDIERRKKHKERDLKRGKSRESVDSRDSSHSRERSTEKTEKTHKGSKKQKKHRRARDRSRSSSSSSQSSHSYKAEEYPEEAEEREESTTGFDKSRLGTKDFVGPNERGGRARGTFQFRARGRGWGRGNYSGNNNNNSNNDFQKRNREEEWDPEYTPKSKKYYLHDDREGEGSDKWMSRGRGRGAFPRGRGRFMFRKSSTSPKWAHDKFSGEEGEIEDDESGTENREEKDSLQPTAE; encoded by the exons atgtcaaaaacaaacaaatccaagtcTGGGTCTCGCTCTTCTCGCTCAAGATCTGCATCCAGATCTCGGTCTCGATCGTTTTCCAAGTCTCGGTCCCGAAGTCGATCTGTCTCCCGATCAAGGAAGCGCAGGCTGAG TTCTAGGTCTCGTTCCAGATCATATTCTCCAGCTCATAACAGAGAAAGGAATCACCCCCGAGTGTATCAGAATCGAGATTTCCGAGGCCACAACAGAGGCTACAGAAGGCCCTATTATTTCCGTGGGCGAAACCGAGGCTTTTATCCATGGGGCCAATATAACCGAGGTGGCTATGGAAACTACCGGTCCAATTGGCAGAACTACCGGCAAGCATACAGCCCTCGTCGGGGCCGTTCCAGATCCCGATCCCCAAAGAGAAGGTCCCCTTCACCACGGTCCAGAAGCCATTCTAGGAACTCTGATAAGTCATCCTCTGACCGGTCAAGACGCTCCTCATCGTCCCGCTCATCCTCCAACCACAGCAGAGTTGAGTCATCTAAGCGCAAggctacaaaagagaaaaagtccTCTTCCAAGGATAGCAGGCCATCTCAGGCAGCCGGTGATAACCAGGGAGATGAGGCCAAGGAGCAGACATTTTCTGGAGGTGCCTCTCAAGATATAAAAGGGTCTGAGAGCTTAAAGCCATGGCCAGATGCTACCACGTATAGCACTGGTTCTGCATCACGGGCCTCCGTTTCTGATCTGAGTCCCCGGGAGAGAAGCCCAGCTCTCAAAAGCCCCCTCCAGTCTGTGGTGGTTAGGCGAAGGTCACCGCGCCCTAGCCCTGTGCCAAAACCTAGTCCTCCACTTTCTAATACATCCCAGATGGGCTCATCTATGTCAGGTGGTGCTGGATATcagtctggaactcaccaaggtCAGTTTGACCATGGCTCTGGGTCTCTGAGTCCATCTAAAAAGAGTCCTGTGGGTAAGAGTCCTCCAGCCACTGGCTCTGCGTATGGTTCATCTCAGAAAGAGGAGAGCGCTGCTTCGGGAGGAGCAGCATACACAAAAAG gtatctggaagagcagaaaacaGACAATGGGAAAGATAaggagcagaaacaaacaaatactgaTAAAGAGAAGCTTAAAGAGAAGGGGAGCTTCTCTGATGCTGATGTAAAAATGAAATCTGATCCATTTGCTCCCAAGACGGACACTGAGAAGCCCTTCCGAGGCAGCCAGTCACCCAAAAGGTATAAGCTCCGTGATGACTTTGAGAAAAAGATGGCTGACTTCCACAAGGAGGAGATGGATGAGCAAGATAAGGACAAAagtaagggaaggaaggaacctgagtttgatgATGAGCCCAAATTTATGTCTAAAGTCATAGCCGGTGCAAGCAaaaaccaggaggaagagaagtcaGGCAAGTGGGAGAGCCTGGTGCATactgggaaggagaagcagaggaaagcggaggagatggaggaggagcctttcacagagagatccagaAAGGAGGAGCGTGGAGGGGCCAAGAGGAGTGAAGGTGGGCACAGGGGCTTTGTGCCAGAAAAGAATTTCCGAGTGACTGCGTACAAGGCGGTCCAGGAGAAAAATTCATCACCTCCCCCAAGGAAGACCTCTGAGAGCCGAGACAAGCTGGGAAGCAAAGGAGACTTTTCCTCAGGGAAGTCTTCCTTTTCCATTACTCGGGAGGCCCAGGTCAATGTCCGGATGGACTCCTTTGATGAGGACCTTGCACG ACCCAGTGGCTTATTGGCTCAGGAAAGAAAGCTTTGTCGGGATCTAGTCCATAGCAATAAAAAGGAACAGGAATTTCGTTCCATTTTCCAGCATATACAGTCAGCTCAGTCTCAGCGTAGCCCCTCAGAATTGTTTGCTCAGCACATAGTGACCATTGTTCATCATGTTAAAG AACATCactttggatcctctggaatgaCATTGCATGAACGCTTTACTAAATACctaaaaagaggaaatgaacaagAAGCagctaaaaataagaaaagcccAGAGATACACAG gagGATAGACATTTCCCCCAGTACATTCAGAAAACATGGTTTGACTCACGAGGAAATGAAAAGTCCCCGGGAACCTGGCTACAAG GCTGAAGGCAAATACAAAGATGATCCTGTTGATCTCCGCCTTGATATTGAGCGTCGTAAAAAACATAAGGAGAGAGATCTTAAGCGAGGTAAATCAAGAGAGTCGGTGGATTCCCGAGACTCTAGCCACTCGAGAGAAAGGTCAactgagaaaacagagaaaactcacaaaggatcaaagaaacaaaa GAAGCACCGAAGAGCAAGAGACCGGTCTaggtcctcctcttcttcctcccagtcGTCTCACTCCTACAAAGCTGAGGAGTACCccgaggaagcagaggagagggaggagagtaCCACGGGTTTTGACAAATCCAGACTGGGGACCAAAGACTTCGTGGGTCCAAATGAAAGAGGCGGCAGAGCTCGGGGAACCTTT CAATTTCGAGCAAGAGGGAGAGGTTGGGGCAGAGGAAACTATTCtggcaacaataacaacaacagcaacaatgatTTTCAAAAGAGAAACCGGGAAGAGGAATGGGATCCAGAGTACACACCCAAAAGCAAGAAGTATTACTTG CATGATGACCGGGAAGGCGAAGGCAGTGACAAGTGGATGAGCCGTGGCCGTGGCCGAGGAGCCTTCCCCCGAGGTCGGGGCCGTTTCATGTTCCGGAAATCCAGTACCAGTCCCAAATGGGCCCACGACAAATtcagtggagaggaaggagaaattgaAGATGATGAGAGTgggacagagaacagagaagagaAGGACAGTTTACAGCCCACAGCTGAATAA